From a single Xyrauchen texanus isolate HMW12.3.18 chromosome 26, RBS_HiC_50CHRs, whole genome shotgun sequence genomic region:
- the LOC127619656 gene encoding proteoglycan 4-like, which translates to MCPVDWPTKSRGQKSGCKKRRQAPGCKRISVQLDCDVELNRSANAWKPGLKLAVEDPEAQKTEELLRKFRSLLNKMTPEKFDQLMMKLTDLHPSIDTEERLTSVTELVFEKSISEPSFSGTYASMCLSLAPWKTQMTGQPKMKVSFKALLVRYCWKEFLYNDKPLALKQKEIEAASSAGEQESLKEELKEAKNKAHRRSMGTICFMGELFKQGMLTEDNMHECILKLVKQHDEGSLEQLCKLLSSVGQDLDAEKAKSKMDGYFSQLEQMVVERKTTSRIRFMIHDIIDLRLNNWVSQRSALGPRTVQQVHEEVKKEEHVEKKALHRMRKVVQREESWSSVYSLDNNRTTVVNDVPRTSKIATFLSSEAEGLSPEPSSLKPENSEELSEQETEEPSTPATEEPSIPQPKEPSTPQPEVPSTPQPEEPSTSQPEEPSTPQSEVPSTPQPEEPSTPQPEEPSTQELEELSTPQSEEPSAQQPEEPSAPQSEKPSIPALEEPSAPEPEDPSIPAPEEPIKQTLEEPSVPVLEEPSVLQPEEPSVPQTEEPSTQELEEPSAPQPEEPSIPAPEELSASEPGEPSTQELEKPSVSAVEEPSILQPEELSGPQPEEPSTQELEEPTVPALEDPSVLQPEESSVPQTEERSVPQTEEPSVPQTEESSTQELEQPSIPVPDCSSIPQPEEPSTQELEEPSVPQPEDPSAPQPEEPSIPEPEEPSAPQPEGPSTQELEKPSVLALEEPSVLQPEELSVPQPEEPFTQELEEPSIPALEDPSVLQPEEPSVPQTEEPSTQELEHPSTTQPEEPSTQELGKPSIPVPDCPSIPQPEEPSTQELEEPSVPQPEDPSAPQPEEPSIPEPEEPSAPQPEGPSTQELEKPSVLALEEPSVLQPEELSVPQPEEPSTQELEEPSIPALEDPSVLQTEEPSVPQTEEPSTQELEQPSTTQPEESSTQELGKPSIPQPEDPSTPQPEEPSIPEPEEPSAPQPEEPSIPAPEEPTAPEPEKPSAPEPEESSVLAPEEPYVPAPKEPLTAQSNEPCTPELEGSEERVEQPSIPLSEPSTKAPEVSELAKSFSTSSTQTEGNYEEEENGRSCNCRNRKWNCVIDQLTVGVVIIKAISFILKAIFF; encoded by the exons GAACTCCTGCGTAAGTTCCGGAGCCTCCTCAACAAAATGACTCCAGAAAAATTTGACCAGCTGATGATGAAGCTGACtgacctccatccatccatcgacaCAGAGGAGCGACTGACGAGTGTCACAGAGCTGGTGTTTGAAAAATCCATCAGTGAACCAAGCTTTTCTGGCACATACGCCAGTATGTGTCTCTCTCTGGCCCCG TGGAAAACACAAATGACTGGTCAACCAAAGATGAAGGTCAGTTTCAAGGCCCTGCTGGTTCGTTATTGTTGGAAGGAGTTTTTGTATAATGACAAGCCCTTGGCCCTGAAACAAAAAGAAATAGAGGCAGCTTCATCA GCTGGTGAACAGGAAAGTCTGAAGGAAGAGTTAAAAGAGGCAAAGAACAAGGCCCACAGACGCTCAATGGGAACCATCTGCTTCATGGGTGAGCTGTTTAAACAAGGGATGCTTACAGAGGACAATATGCATGAGTGCATATTGAAGTTGGTCAAACAGCATGACGAGGGGTCACTTGAACAACTCTGTAAGCTGCTCAGTTCTGTGGGCCAAGACCTGGATGCTGAAAAAGCAAAG TCAAAAATGGATGGATACTTCAGCCAGTTGGAGCAAATGGTCGTGGAGCGTAAAACAACATCACGCATACGCTTCATGATCCATGACATTATTGACCTGCGACTG AACAACTGGGTGTCTCAGAGAAGTGCTCTGGGTCCCAGGACTGTTCAGCAGGTCCATGAGGAGGTCAAAAAGGAAGAGCATGTGGAAAAGAAGGCCCTTCATAGGATGAGAAAAG TGGTGCAGAGAGAGGAGTCCTGGAGCTCTGTGTATTCGTTGGACAACAACAGGACCACAGTGGTCAATGATGTTCCCAGGACTTCCAAG ATTGCTACTTTTTTGAGCTCAGAGGCAGAAGGCCTCTCTCCTGAACCCTCATCACTGAAACCAGAGAACTCAGAGGAGCTCTCCGAACAAGAAACAGAGGAGCCTTCCACACCAGCAACAGAGGAGCCCTCCATACCACAACCAAAAGAGCCCTCCACACCACAGCCAGAGGTGCCCTCCACACCACAACCAGAGGAGCCCTCCACATCACAACCAGAAGAGCCCTCCACACCACAGTCAGAGGTGCCCTCCACACCACAACCAGAGGAGCCCTCCACACCACAACCAGAGGAGCCCTCCACACAAGAACTAGAGGAGCTCTCCACACCACAATCAGAGGAGCCCTCCGCACAACAACCAGAAGAGCCCTCCGCACCACAATCAGAGAAGCCCTCCATACCAGCACTAGAGGAGCCCTCCGCACCAGAACCAGAGGACCCCTCCATACCAGCACCAGAGGAGCCCATCAAACAAACACTAGAGGAGCCCTCTGTACCAGTACTAGAAGAGCCCTCTGTACTACAACCAGAGGAGCCCTCTGTACCACAAACAGAGGAGCCCTCCACACAAGAACTAGAGGAGCCCTCCGCACCACAACCAGAGGAGCCCTCCATACCAGCACCAGAGGAGCTCTCTGCATCAGAACCAGGGGAGCCCTCCACACAAGAACTAGAGAAGCCCTCTGTATCAGCAGTAGAAGAGCCCTCCATACTACAACCAGAGGAGCTCTCTGGACCACAACCAGAGGAGCCCTCCACACAAGAACTAGAGGAGCCAACTGTACCAGCACTAGAAGATCCCTCTGTACTACAACCAGAGGAGTCCTCTGTACCACAAACAGAGGAGCGCTCTGTACCACAAACAGAGGAGCCCTCTGTACCACAAACAGAGGAGTCCTCCACACAAGAACTAGAGCAGCCCTCCATACCAGTACCAGATTGTTCCTCCATACCACAACCAGAGGAGCCCTCTACACAAGAACTAGAGGAGCCCTCTGTACCACAACCAGAGGATCCCTCCGCACCACAACCAGAGGAGCCCTCCATACCAGAACCAGAGGAGCCCTCCGCACCACAACCAGAGGGGCCCTCCACACAAGAACTAGAGAAGCCCTCTGTATTAGCACTAGAAGAGCCCTCTGTACTACAACCAGAGGAGCTCTCTGTACCACAACCAGAGGAGCCCTTCACACAAGAACTAGAGGAGCCCTCCATACCAGCACTAGAAGATCCCTCTGTACTACAACCAGAGGAGCCCTCTGTACCACAAACAGAAGAGCCCTCCACACAAGAACTAGAGCACCCCTCCACAACACAACCAGAGGAGCCCTCCACACAAGAACTAGGGAAGCCCTCCATACCAGTACCAGATTGTCCCTCCATACCACAACCAGAGGAGCCCTCTACACAAGAACTAGAGGAGCCCTCTGTACCACAACCAGAGGATCCCTCCGCACCACAACCAGAGGAGCCCTCCATACCAGAACCAGAGGAGCCCTCCGCACCACAACCAGAGGGGCCCTCCACACAAGAACTAGAGAAGCCCTCTGTATTAGCACTAGAAGAGCCCTCTGTACTACAACCAGAGGAGCTCTCTGTACCACAACCAGAGGAGCCCTCCACACAAGAACTAGAGGAGCCCTCCATACCAGCACTAGAAGATCCCTCTGTACTACAAACAGAGGAGCCCTCTGTACCACAAACAGAGGAGCCCTCCACACAAGAACTAGAGCAGCCCTCCACAACACAACCAGAGGAGTCCTCCACACAAGAACTAGGGAAGCCCTCCATACCACAACCAGAGGATCCCTCCACACCACAACCAGAGGAGCCCTCTATACCAGAACCAGAGGAGCCCTCCGCACCACAACCAGAGGAGCCCTCCATACCAGCACCAGAGGAGCCCACCGCACCAGAACCAGAGAAGCCCTCGGCACCAGAACCAGAGGAGTCCTCTGTACTAGCACCAGAGGAGCCCTATGTACCAGCACCAAAGGAGCCCTTAACAGCTCAGTCAAATGAGCCCTGCACACCAGAACTAGAGGGCTCAGAAGAACGGGTAGAACAACCATCAATACCCTTATCTGAGCCCTCAACAAAAGCACCAGAGGTCTCAGAGCTTGCTAAGAGTTTTTCCACATCATCCACCCAGACTGAAGGAAACTATGAGGAAGAAGAAAATGGGAGGAGCTGTAACTGTAGGAATAGGAAGTGGAATTGTGTAATAGACCAGCTTACAGTGGGGGTGGTGATAATCAAAGCCATTTCCTTTATTTTAAAGGCAATATTTTTTTAG